A single Pirellulaceae bacterium DNA region contains:
- a CDS encoding transglutaminase family protein produces the protein MVSDEYLRVTEFLDYDHPAVAEYARRHAQGAESPRQQIVQLYYAVRDGFLYNPYVLDLRRTGLKASTLLTRHSGYCIEKGILLAACARALGIPSRLSFYIVRNHIGTEKLERLLKKDYLVFHGAAELLLDDRWIKTTPAFNSTLCRYLGVDALEFDGTQDAIFQPYDSRGNVFMTYLHDYGAFSDMPYELYLSELRSHYQDALANKRYEREPLVYDFTCTDA, from the coding sequence ATGGTTTCAGACGAATACTTACGCGTTACTGAGTTCTTGGACTACGATCATCCCGCAGTCGCAGAGTATGCGCGGAGACATGCTCAAGGCGCTGAATCACCTCGTCAGCAGATCGTGCAACTCTACTATGCTGTGCGGGATGGTTTCCTGTACAACCCGTATGTGCTGGACCTGCGACGCACGGGGTTGAAGGCCAGCACGTTGTTGACTCGCCACAGCGGCTATTGCATCGAAAAAGGCATCTTGTTGGCCGCCTGTGCGCGAGCGCTCGGCATTCCCAGCCGACTGAGCTTCTACATCGTCCGCAATCATATCGGAACTGAAAAACTCGAACGGCTACTGAAAAAAGACTATCTGGTCTTCCACGGAGCCGCTGAATTGCTCTTGGACGATCGGTGGATCAAAACCACTCCGGCATTCAACAGCACTTTGTGCCGCTACCTGGGTGTAGACGCGCTAGAATTCGACGGAACGCAGGATGCCATCTTTCAGCCGTATGACAGCCGAGGCAATGTGTTTATGACCTACCTCCACGACTACGGCGCGTTTAGTGACATGCCGTACGAACTATACCTCAGTGAGCTGCGATCCCACTATCAGGATGCTTTGGCCAACAAGCGGTATGAGCGCGAGCCTTTGGTCTACGATTTTACGTGCACAGATGCCTAG
- a CDS encoding lipase family protein: MAIVQHPNAHQAQPLLPLISQPLTGPISDLTLLQQSLLFAELSQVAYGLPDQITASSQAAGFQSLDFLEQDNAQAYLLTTQYDCIVVFRGTEPENLEDIRASSDAVLVIAETLGRVHRGFKREVDLLWQPLEKLLKDNQKPLWFCGHSLGGALAIISAGRCVLSPIPSNPKGLFSFGSPRVGNRKFINFVKLNHYRWVNNNDIVTRLPPRWLGYSHSGRELYMNAYGQVREYTRWNKFRDRWLGFYLTLRQGRFDHVADHSISSYIQNLRQAVADEA; this comes from the coding sequence ATGGCGATCGTCCAGCACCCCAATGCCCACCAAGCACAGCCGCTGCTTCCATTAATCAGCCAACCACTGACTGGGCCAATCTCCGACTTAACTCTGTTGCAGCAAAGCCTGTTATTCGCTGAATTATCGCAAGTTGCCTATGGACTACCCGATCAAATTACCGCTTCATCCCAAGCGGCCGGCTTCCAGTCGTTGGACTTTTTAGAACAGGACAATGCACAGGCATACTTGCTGACGACCCAGTACGACTGCATTGTCGTCTTTCGTGGAACGGAGCCAGAGAATCTGGAGGACATTCGAGCCAGTTCCGATGCTGTACTCGTAATCGCCGAAACGCTCGGTCGCGTCCACCGAGGATTCAAGCGCGAAGTGGATCTGCTGTGGCAACCGCTTGAGAAACTGCTGAAAGACAACCAAAAGCCGTTGTGGTTTTGCGGTCATTCGTTGGGCGGCGCCTTGGCCATTATCAGCGCGGGTCGCTGCGTCTTGTCGCCAATACCGTCTAACCCGAAGGGTCTATTCTCTTTCGGTAGTCCACGCGTCGGGAATCGAAAATTCATTAATTTTGTCAAGCTGAATCACTATCGCTGGGTCAACAACAACGACATCGTGACTCGTCTGCCGCCGCGTTGGTTAGGATACAGTCACAGCGGCCGAGAACTCTACATGAACGCCTACGGACAGGTCCGCGAATACACCAGATGGAATAAGTTCCGCGATCGATGGCTGGGATTCTACCTCACACTGCGGCAAGGCCGATTCGACCATGTGGCTGATCATTCCATCTCCAGCTACATCCAAAACCTCCGCCAAGCGGTCGCCGACGAAGCCTAG
- a CDS encoding citrate synthase, with translation MTTATKPSLKEGTSARLVLDGKELILPVVVGTEGEKAINISNLRRDSGFITIDEGYVNTSSTLSAITFLDGEQGILRYRGYPVEQIAEHCDFVEASYLLIYGQLPTAQQLAKFRDAIQQHTMLHEDMKSFYNGFPRDAHPMAILSSVVGALSTFYQDSLDPHDPQQAQISIHRLMAKLPTIAAYSYKKSIGQPFNYPRNDLAYCENFLQMMFAVPTQAYEPDPVFVEALNLLLICHADHEQNCSTSTVRMVGSSNANLFASISAGICALWGPLHGGANEACINMLESIVADGGNVKKYVDKAKDKADGFRLMGFGHRVYKNFDPRATIIKRACDKLLQRLNLNEPLFEVAQELQEVALNDDYFKERQLYPNVDFYSGIIYRAMGLPTQMFTVLFAIGRLPGWIAHWVEMHQSPSPKIGRPRQIYTGETKRDLVPLSKRG, from the coding sequence ATGACAACTGCTACGAAGCCCAGCCTCAAGGAAGGGACGTCCGCCCGGCTGGTTCTGGACGGCAAAGAATTGATTCTGCCTGTAGTGGTCGGAACCGAGGGCGAAAAAGCCATCAATATCTCCAATCTCCGTCGGGATTCCGGATTTATCACTATCGACGAGGGGTACGTGAACACTAGCAGTACGCTCAGTGCCATCACCTTTTTGGATGGTGAGCAAGGCATACTGCGTTATCGCGGCTATCCCGTTGAACAAATTGCCGAGCATTGCGACTTCGTGGAAGCATCCTATTTGTTAATCTACGGCCAACTGCCGACGGCGCAGCAATTGGCAAAGTTTCGCGATGCCATTCAGCAGCATACGATGTTGCACGAGGACATGAAATCGTTTTACAACGGCTTCCCGCGCGATGCGCATCCGATGGCGATTCTGTCGTCTGTGGTCGGTGCGTTATCTACCTTCTATCAAGATTCGCTCGATCCACACGACCCTCAACAGGCTCAAATCTCGATTCACCGCTTGATGGCCAAGCTGCCTACAATCGCCGCGTATAGCTATAAGAAGTCGATTGGGCAACCGTTCAACTACCCGCGCAATGACTTGGCTTATTGCGAAAATTTCTTGCAGATGATGTTTGCGGTGCCCACCCAAGCATACGAACCGGATCCGGTGTTTGTTGAGGCGCTGAATTTGCTGTTGATTTGCCATGCTGATCATGAACAAAATTGCAGCACATCAACCGTCCGCATGGTGGGTTCATCGAACGCCAATCTATTTGCGTCCATTTCAGCCGGTATTTGCGCCCTGTGGGGACCATTGCACGGCGGAGCCAATGAAGCCTGCATCAATATGTTGGAGAGCATCGTGGCTGATGGCGGCAACGTCAAGAAGTATGTGGACAAGGCCAAAGATAAGGCCGATGGCTTCCGCCTGATGGGCTTCGGGCACCGTGTTTACAAGAATTTCGATCCCCGTGCGACCATTATTAAACGCGCGTGCGACAAACTGCTGCAACGATTGAACTTGAATGAGCCGCTCTTCGAAGTGGCCCAGGAACTGCAAGAGGTCGCATTGAATGACGACTATTTCAAAGAACGACAACTGTATCCAAATGTCGATTTCTATTCGGGAATCATCTACCGCGCCATGGGGTTACCTACCCAAATGTTCACGGTGTTGTTCGCCATCGGTCGTTTACCGGGTTGGATCGCGCATTGGGTGGAAATGCATCAGTCACCATCTCCAAAGATTGGCCGTCCGCGACAGATTTATACCGGTGAAACCAAGCGAGATCTAGTGCCGCTCAGCAAGCGAGGCTAA